Below is a genomic region from Kryptolebias marmoratus isolate JLee-2015 linkage group LG12, ASM164957v2, whole genome shotgun sequence.
GCAAACATGGAGGAGTTTTGAATGTAGCCAAATGGGCTGTGTGCAAAATAGTTCTCAAAATTCCactcaaactgaagaaaatgtaaaaaaggggaatttttcattaaaaactatagtttgtttttatttcttttctacaAGTGCTGATataatttaatacatttaacatttttgtgaaacaaatcaaaaagctAATCTAAAAAAGTGTTAATacgtacgtgtgtgtgtgtgtggggggggggggggggNNNNNNNNNNNNNNNTATTTTTGGTTATGTTCTGAGCAAGGACAAAAGTTTAAATGACTCCTTTATGGGGTATTTTTTTATGGCTGGAGCTGTACGCGGTGCTATTCAATCGGTGGAGTTTTGCAATTTtcattgcttaaaaaaataaaatataacattttaccTTTTGTATCTTGATTATAAGTGTTGCCGTTTTCATATGGTTCATATTACAAGCGAACTATACGAACGCGGCTGGTGCGGAGTAAAGTTTAATAAACTGGTCACAACGTAGTCGTATGACTACCGCCTCAGGTGTCAGGTCCTGTCTCGCTTGCCGTAGAAAACACGGAAGCGCTGTAGACATGGTGTAAGCAGTTAGCTTGCTGGCCACCCGAGGCTGTTTGTTGTGATAAAGTGCACAGTATGAAATAGCATGTTCCATGTCGATGAGGGAGGATGTGGCGGCGATGTGGCTGAAAAATGGGAAACGTCTTTGGGAGAAAGAGCCGACCTTCTCGTGTCACGGAGCAAGACAAAGCCGTTCTGGTGAGCCGAAATCCCGAGGAGTGGAGCCGCTCCGTTAGACGCACCAGGCTGTGGCTTTAATGCAGCGTactgacacacagacagacccATTCGATTATCTTAGATTGTAATGAGCAATATTATTACTTGTggaaacatattttaatttgtgcttttcttcCAAGCAATtgaagcagcagagagacaaGCTGAAGCAGTATCAGAAGAGAATCAGCCTGCAACTGGAAAAGGAAAGACTCCTGGCTAAGCAGTTGATAAAAGATGGCAAGAAAGAGTAAGTTTTATTCAGACAATTAAACAGATGAAATATAAACACTCAGTATTATCACCTGTTGTGGTCCCTTTTTAATGTGCATAGAAATATGTGTTCAAAGGCAAACACTGGATTTCTGTTCtattaaacattttgtcttttaatttatgATTACAGGAAAGCACTACTTCTCCTGAAGAAAAAGCGCTATCAGGATCAGTTACTAGACAagactgagagtcagatttcaAACCTAGAGCGCATGGTAAGATCATTTTGTTTGCATGAAAACATTCCAGATCagctgtttttagcatttttttaaccttttagaaaagggaaaaaaagcttaCTTTACTGAAAAAACTTGATTAAATGCCCATTGTTTTTAATaggtttaataaaacatcatgTGTTGCATGCATGGATGTATctaaagagaaagaagaaagctTCATTTTTACCCAGAAAAcacagtgttttgtgttttttgcagtcAGACTTGCTGCATAATGTTGTCTAAATTTGACCAGttgttatatatttatttatttcagtataAAGAGTCAGGTGAGGACTTCAACATTTAAGAGTTTGCAGCTTAATGATTGATCAAATGAGCATTTGACTAGTTTCAAGTCTGCAAAGCGGCTATTTTGCGTTCGTGTCTTATTGAtttcactgctgtttttttcatgttttttgggCAGGTTCAAGACATAGAGTTCATGCAAATTGAGATGAAAGTCATTGAGGGACTGAAGGTTGGCAATGACTGCCTGAAAAGTATGCACGAGGTAGgtatttttattctatttataaTTAACCCTTGTATGCTCATATTATTAGTACACTTTTAAGCTTTTCATACAGTAGTGCAcacaagaaaaatgtcaaagttcTTACTGATTGGCCTGTGTTCTGTAATATGATCCCTGAGCGAGGATTGAGCAGCACAGTACAATACCATAGCTGGTGCACATGGTTTGAAGATTAAAGGCTTAAGAAGAAAAGCCATGACTACAGCAGTGAGAATGCTTCATATGCTTAGATACTGACATCTACACGTCAGGAAGAATTAggtaaaacctgtttttttccaGAAGCCCTTTAGTTTCTAATGACTTCCTGCTTTGTGTGTGACAGATGATGTCAGTTGAAGATGTGGAAAAAATCCTGGATGAGACTCAAGAAGCCGTTGAATATCAAAGGGTAGATAACAATCACATCTAATTGAACagaatgatgtgtttttatcctaaaatatacaaaaaaattcCACAATAGAATAATGTTACCAAGtgacaaactgttcaaaatagtcttcatgttttgttttcgcAGCAAATCGATGATTTGCTGGCTGGAGCTCTGACACAGGAGGACGAGGATGCTGTTTTAGCAGAGCTGGAAGCTATCACTCAGGTGGGTGTGAAGCTCCATGTTTAACTTTTGTTTATGCTGCGAATGTTTTTGGAGCACGCACTCTCCTCGCTTCACATTTTTagctacacacacactgagtcTCCAGCTGTCGGCTGCTTcctctgaaggaaggaggagctGATTCACAGCTGAGTCATGCAAGGATGTTTTATCAAAACACACATTGCTGTTTTGACCTCGGCGTAATTTGCGTGATGATGTTTAATCTTTGACTCttgaagaaggagaataatTAATCGAAGTCAGaggaattttaaacaaatcacagTGCCTTTTGTAATCTGGTAATGAGCTGTaattgaacaaaataaatgtggCTTCCAGTTTGACTGATTCATAGTGATTAAAACCTCACTGGATTGTTCTCCTGTTGTGATGGAATAATCATCTTAAATGACAATCAAACTTCATAAATTACTATGTTTAACACTTGAACACAGACTGGTTCAAAGGCTGGatttacccattttttttcaaatgaaactcAAGActatattttactgaaactacTTAATATATGTGACAACAGAATAGGCTGCGTTCTTCTAGTTCTGCACAATCACAAACTGCATGGATGAAGCTACTCTGCGAAGaacaagtttaaagtttggaGACCTTTTCTTTCGATATACGTTTTAGGTTCAGTCGACCCAGTATAGAACCAAAAGATTGAAAgtctaattttacattttttcttctctttgctaGCActagaaataaatatttaactgtaaCTGGCTTCACATATAAATGTCTAAACTGCAGCATATAAGCCGTTTTCCGCTTTACTTCTATGATTATCCAATCCTCTTTTAGCCATTGAATTCACTTCCCAATGCACTTGTTGAATTTTTAATAactaaatatatgttttttcatcttgtgagctaaatattgtttttattttttatttttttaaacagggagAAGATGTAGCCCTTCCAGAAGTCCCTACAGAGGCAATACCAGAGGTACCAGAAGCAGCTAAAGCTGAACCGGGTACTGTTTCTTTcgtcttccttttttaatttcacacaaatttgattaaaataaaatttgatacTCATGTCTGTTTACTTTTAGAGAAGAGAGAAGCAACGAACAAGCCAGACGGAGAGATGCTCACAGTCTGACAGAATTTGAGGTTGAGATCAAGTGCTGactcacaagaaaaaaaaaaaaaagttgtgcttttagtttttgaacCTGCTTATTTTCATGTATTTGACTGAAGCAGGATCGTCTGGACTCCCCTGAAGTAACAACGTGAAGTGAAATGTTTTCGTTTTTGTCCGATTTGGATTAGCGAAGTAGTGTTACATTGTTGCTGTGCTGATTAGCACAATgaggtgatttttaaaaaa
It encodes:
- the LOC108241312 gene encoding charged multivesicular body protein 6 produces the protein MGNVFGRKSRPSRVTEQDKAVLQLKQQRDKLKQYQKRISLQLEKERLLAKQLIKDGKKEKALLLLKKKRYQDQLLDKTESQISNLERMVQDIEFMQIEMKVIEGLKVGNDCLKSMHEMMSVEDVEKILDETQEAVEYQRQIDDLLAGALTQEDEDAVLAELEAITQGEDVALPEVPTEAIPEVPEAAKAEPEKREATNKPDGEMLTV